The window ACTTGTCGTCACGCAGCAGGGTGCCGTCGAGGTCGGTGGCGATGAGCCGGGGCGTGGGGGTTGGCCCGTCCGGGCACTGGGGAGCCGAGGTCACGGCTCCATCTTCGCCCATGGCCGGGGGCGTCCGGACCAAGGTCGGAAACGGCGGTCTCCTGCTCCTGGCGCGATGTTTCACGTGAAACATCGCGCCAGGCGGTGTTTCACGTGAAACAACGGGTCGCCGTAGGCTCGACGCATGAGTCTTCGTCTGAGCACGGTGATCCTTCCGGTACGTCGATGGCACGAGGGAGGCCGCGACCAATGGCTCCGGGCTGAGCAGCTCGGCTTCCACACGGCCTACACCTACGACCACCTGTCCTGGCGGACCTTCCGTGACGGCCCGTGGTTCGGCGCGCTGCCCACCCTGACCGCGGCGGCCACCGCCACCCAGCGGCTGCGCCTGGGCACGCTCGTCACCTCGCCGAACTTCCGTCACCCGGTGACCCTCGCGAAGGAACTCATCAGCCTGGACGACATCTCCGGCGGACGGATCACCCTGGGCATCGGCGCCGGCGGCAACGGCTTCGACGCCACCGCGCTGGGCCAGGAGGCATGGTCCCCGCGCGAGCGTGCCGACCGCTTCGCCGAGTTCGTGCCGCTGCTCGACCAGCTGCTGACTGAGGGCTCCGTGAGCCACGAGGGCACCTTCTACTCGGCCGAAGAGGCCCGCAACATCCCCGGCTGCGTGCAGCGGCCCCGGCTGCCGTTCGCGGTCGCCGCCACCGGACCGCGCGGCCTGCGGCTCGCCGCCCGGCACGGTCAGGCCTGGGTGACCACGGGTGACCCGAAGCTCTTCGAGGAGGGCACGCCCGAGCAGTCGCTGGAGGCCCTGCGCGGGCAGCTCGAAAAGCTCGGCAAGGCCTTCGACGAGATCGGGCGGGACCCCGGGTCCGTGGAGAAGGTCCTGCTGACCGGCTTCACGCCCGAGGCCAACACCGTGCTGGAGTCCCTGGACGCGTTCGTCGACTTCGCGGGCCGGCACCGCGAGCTGGGCTTCACCGAGCTGGTGATCCACGCGCCGATCCCGGACTCCGATTTCGCCGCCGACGAGGCCGTCTTCGAAAAGATCGCCACCGAGGCCCTGGCCCAGCTGGGCAGCTGAACCGGTCGTTGGTCGCCGCTCCCCGCAGGAGCGGCGACCACCGTCGGCGGCGGGCTCAGGCCGTCAGCTGTGCGACCAGGTTCTCGGCGGCAGGCAGGAGCCAGTCGGGCACGGCGTCCTCGGGCAGCGCCCGGACCTCTTCGATCAGCGCGGAGACGCGGCCGGCGCCCGCCTCCGCGCGGCCCCGCTCCTGCTCCGTCCACGCAGCGTTGTTCAGGCACTGGAACCGGTCGTGCAGGTGATCCGGGCCGAGCGTCGCGTAGACACCGGAGGCCCGGTCCCACAGCTCGATCTGCTCCACGCGAAGGGCCTCGATCTCGGCATCGCTCAGCGGCTTCGCCGGGACGGGGCCGTCGCCGGCTGCGCCCGGGGCGTCGTCCAGGTCCTGGTCCTGGTCCAGGTCCTCGTCCAGGTCCTCGTCCACGTCCACGTCGTCCGTGTTCACGTTCGTGCTGACGTACCGGTCGAGCACCTGTGCCAGCTGGTGCCAGGTCTGGGCGAGTTCGGACCGCAGCACGGGCACGTCGGGATCGGCGGCCAGGGCGGCCTCCAGTACGTCGGCGGCCTCGTCCATCCGGCCCCGGGCCCCTTCGACCGCTGCGGCGGTGAACTCCTCGCGCAGCCCCAGCCAGGCCAGGGAACGCAGGACCCGCACCTCGGCGACGGGGGACCCGCCCGTCAGACGGTGCAGCTCCAGGGCCCGCTCGTAGGCGGCGACCGCCTCCGCGGCGAGCCCCGCGTCGGCCAGGGCGTCGGCGGCCGACTGCGCGAGGGCCGCGTGCGGGCGCTGGTCTTCCCAGCCCTTGGCCGCTTCCGCCGCCAGCAGGTACTGCTCCGCCGCCGGCCGGGGCTCGTTCAGCCGGCGCAGCAGATCGCCCAGGAACTCCCGTACGAACACCGCCTGCTGGTCGCCGTGCTCCAGCAGATCCGGCAGAGCCGACTGCAAAACCTCCGCCGCCTCGGCCGCCCTGCCGTCCTGCGCGTACGCCCGGGCCAGCAGGAGCCGCGCCTGCGCTCCGCCGTCGGCGGTGAGACCGGCCTGGTCGAACCAGTGGGCTCCCGCCAGCGCGTGCTCAGCGGTCTGCGCCGCGGCACCCCGCCGCAGCAGGATGTCCGCGAGGGTCAGCCGTACGACGCCCTGTGCCTCGGCGTCGGTCAGCTCGGCGGCGTGCTCCAGTCCGGAGCGCGCCGCCTCCTCCGCCTCCTCGGGCCGGTCCAGCGACATCAGCACCCCCGCCCGCAGCACCAGCGGGTCCACGGCCTGCCACGGCCGGCCGGCCGAGACGGCCCGCTCGGCGGACGCCGCCAGCAGGGCCACGGCCCGCTCCGGGTCGCCCTGCGCCAGGGCCACCCGGCCCAGCATCTCCTCGGCCTCCGCCACCAGGTCCGCCGCCGTGTCCGCGTAGGCGGCGATGAAGGCGGTCAGCTCGGCGGCGAGCTCGCCGTGACCGTGCTCCTGGTCCGGGTCGTGATGGTCGTGGTGGTGGTCGTGCCGGTGGTCGTCCGATCCGGCCGCTTCCACCGAGCGCAGGTACGACTCCACGCGGATCGCCGACAGTTCCGCGAGCGCGATCCGCCGGGCCCGCAGCGGCTCGGCGGCGTCCAGTCCCTCGGCGGCCCGCACGGCGGCCCGCAGCCGTTCCCGGATCTCCGCGGGCGCGGCTCCGGACTGCGCGGCCACGCTGGCCAGCCGCAGTTCCGCGAGCGCCGCGCGCTCCGCCCGGCCGAGGGCCCGGTAGTCGTCCCGGACCGCGGTCAGCAGCGCCGGCGCCTCCTCGGCCCCGCGCCGCGCGGCGGCCAGGGCCTGCTGGTCCGCGAGGTCGGCGCGGACCAGCGGATCGGCTTCCGGCTGCGCGTCCACCCGTACGGCCACCTCGGCCCACAGCGCGTCCGCACCCGGATGCCCCAGGTCCCGGGCACGCCGGGCCCGTTCCACCAGCTCGCTGAAACCGGTGGGCGTCACGACCGGGCCGGGCACGACCGGGCCGGGCACGATCTGCCCGGGCCCGGCGGAGGCGGTGCCGGTGCCGGTCTGCGGCAGCCGGGCGCTGCGCACGCCCAGCGGCAGGTCGCCGACCAGCGGCTCCCGGCCGACCCGCGCCAGGAACCGCTCCGAGACCCGGGTCGTGCCGTTGCGCGCGTCGAACTGCCGGGCGATGTCGAGGGAGCCCGAGTACAGGACCTCGTACAGCTCGGAGACGGTACGGGGGGTTCCCTCGTAGGGGACGGCGGGGAGCGGGCCGTGCCCCAGCTCCTTCAGCCGGCGCAGCAGGACGAGGATGCCGCCGTGGAAGGCCAGCCGGTCGTCGACGTTGGCGAGCGGAGCCACGTGCGCGGCGTGTTCGGCCAGGATCTCCAGGCCGCGCGATGCGTTGCCGGTGAGCGCGCAGAACTCGATGTGCTTGCCGATCGACGGCAGCAGGCTCTCGTTGCCGCGGGCCATGCGGTAGCCGCGCAGGTGGTTCGAGCGCGCCTCGTCGGCCCTGCCGAGCCGCAGCAGCGGCAGCAGCGAGGTGGCGAGCACCCGGTGGGGCTCCTCGGCGCAGGTCATCTCACCCGAGAGCACCGGCCTCCACAGCTCCAGGGCCTCGGCGTCGTCGCCCTGCAGGGCGACGTACTGGCCCTGGCCGTTGAGTTCGCAGGCCCGGCAGTCGCTCATGTCGTCGCGCTCCGCCGCCAGCCAGCGCCGGAAGGCCCGCTCGGCCCGCTCGTCCTCGCCGATGGCATGGGCGAACCACAGCTCGGCCTCGCGCACGGGCCGCTCGCTGTAGCCGGCGATCCGGTAACGGCGCTCCATCTCGTCCAGCCAGCCGGCGGCGGACTCCAACGGGATCCCGGGGGAGTCGGAGATGGCCGTGGCCACCCACTTGAACTGCCAGAACAGCGAGTGCGCGTCCCATTCGGAAAAGGCGCCCGGGTCCTTGTCGTACTCCTGGAGCAGCCGGGCGAAGGGCACCAGCATCTTCGACGACTCGGAGCTGTAGAGGTACGCGTTGATCAGGTTGTCCAGGGCTTCGCGGAACAGGGCCCGGTCGCCGTTCGCCTCCGCCGCCCCGGCCAGGGCTTCGGCGTGCGCGTTGCGGGCGGCGCCGTTCGGGGCCTCGCGGTTCTCCGCCAGGCCCCGCACGATCTCCTCGCGCGTCAGCATCGTCACTTCTGGTCCTCCTGGGCATCGCGGGCGTCGGTGGAGTGCGTCGCCCATTCCAGGAGTCCGAGGAAGGCCCGGTTCAGCAGGGTGGAGTCGGCGGGGCGCAGCGGCCGCTGGGACATCAGCAGGGCCTGCCCGTAGAGCGATTCGACGGCGGTACCGGTGAGCGCCTCGTCGGGGAGGGCGGAGATCCGCCGGATCAGCGGGTTGTTGTGGTTGAGGACCAGGCGGGCGCGGGGTGCGGAGCCCCGCAGCGCGCCGAGGATGCCGCTCCACAGGGAGTCGGCGCTCTCCAGCGCGGCGGTCCGGTCGCGCTCTTGGCGGGCCTGGCGGTCGTCGAGGTAGAGCGCGGGAACGGCGACGGGCTGGAAGGCGCGCAGCACCACGTCGCAGCCCTGGGGTTCCAGACGGGTGCGTGCGGTGGCCAGGAAGGGGGCGAGTTCCAGTTCGGCGGCGGTCGGCACCGGGTCGAGCCGCTCGGTGACGGCCCCGGCGTCCAGCTCGGTGACCTTGAGCTCCGGCCGCACGGCGGGCAGCAGGGCCAGCAGGTCCGCGTCGTAGGTGTAGCCGGCGTTGATGACGCCGAGGCCGTGGGCCGCGGCGATCGGCGCGATCTGGCGGAACTCCTCGACGGTGCGGGTGAAGTGGATGTCCGTGTGGGCGGCCGCGAATTCCTGCAGGCTCATCGAGCCGTCGCTGGTCTCGAACGGCAGCCACGGCAGCATCAGCCCGAGCAGTTCGGGGTCGTGCCGGGCCATGGACTTCACACCGAGGTGGTGGACGCCGAGGAAGGCGGCCAGGCGGTCCGGCTCGCTCGCCGCCAGCTCGGCGAGCCAGCCGCGGACGCGGGCGCCGAGGGCGTCCCGCACGGCGGCCAGGGTCTCGTCGTCGTACAGGTTCTCGCGGGAGGCCGTGGGCCGCAGGGTGTCCGTGTCGAGGACGGCGCGGACGAAGAACGCCCAGTCCGGCAGGAGGTTGTCCGCCCGGTCGGTCAGCAGCATGCCCTTGAGGTGGACGCGGTGTCCGGCCCGGTGGGCGGGGCTGGTCGGCTCGGGGAGGACGTACGCCACTCCGCGGACACCGGCGACCGGCAGGTCGAGGTCGATGCTGTCGAGCGGGGTGAAACCGAAGAGCTGCGCGCAGTGCCCGGCGAGCGCGACGCGGCGGGCGGCGGGGGTGGGGAAGGGCCGGTCCCACACGGCGGGCCGGTCGGTGACGGGGCGCGGCGCGCCGCCCTCGCCGTCGTCGAAGGTGATGGCGTAGGGCAGCAGGGAGCCGTAGTCGCGGGCCAGTTCCTCGACCTTGGCCGGGACGGTCCACTCCGCGGCGCCCGGGCGGGCTTCGAGGACGACGGTGGTGCCGGGCTCCGGGCGTGCCTCATGGGGCAGTTCGCGGACGG of the Streptomyces sp. NBC_01294 genome contains:
- a CDS encoding tetratricopeptide repeat protein codes for the protein MTMLTREEIVRGLAENREAPNGAARNAHAEALAGAAEANGDRALFREALDNLINAYLYSSESSKMLVPFARLLQEYDKDPGAFSEWDAHSLFWQFKWVATAISDSPGIPLESAAGWLDEMERRYRIAGYSERPVREAELWFAHAIGEDERAERAFRRWLAAERDDMSDCRACELNGQGQYVALQGDDAEALELWRPVLSGEMTCAEEPHRVLATSLLPLLRLGRADEARSNHLRGYRMARGNESLLPSIGKHIEFCALTGNASRGLEILAEHAAHVAPLANVDDRLAFHGGILVLLRRLKELGHGPLPAVPYEGTPRTVSELYEVLYSGSLDIARQFDARNGTTRVSERFLARVGREPLVGDLPLGVRSARLPQTGTGTASAGPGQIVPGPVVPGPVVTPTGFSELVERARRARDLGHPGADALWAEVAVRVDAQPEADPLVRADLADQQALAAARRGAEEAPALLTAVRDDYRALGRAERAALAELRLASVAAQSGAAPAEIRERLRAAVRAAEGLDAAEPLRARRIALAELSAIRVESYLRSVEAAGSDDHRHDHHHDHHDPDQEHGHGELAAELTAFIAAYADTAADLVAEAEEMLGRVALAQGDPERAVALLAASAERAVSAGRPWQAVDPLVLRAGVLMSLDRPEEAEEAARSGLEHAAELTDAEAQGVVRLTLADILLRRGAAAQTAEHALAGAHWFDQAGLTADGGAQARLLLARAYAQDGRAAEAAEVLQSALPDLLEHGDQQAVFVREFLGDLLRRLNEPRPAAEQYLLAAEAAKGWEDQRPHAALAQSAADALADAGLAAEAVAAYERALELHRLTGGSPVAEVRVLRSLAWLGLREEFTAAAVEGARGRMDEAADVLEAALAADPDVPVLRSELAQTWHQLAQVLDRYVSTNVNTDDVDVDEDLDEDLDQDQDLDDAPGAAGDGPVPAKPLSDAEIEALRVEQIELWDRASGVYATLGPDHLHDRFQCLNNAAWTEQERGRAEAGAGRVSALIEEVRALPEDAVPDWLLPAAENLVAQLTA
- a CDS encoding HSP90 family protein, encoding MTSTPHSFQVDLRGLVDLLSHHLYSSPRVYVRELLQNAVDAVTARRALDPEAEIRIRLSASGGRVTIEDSGIGLTADEAHSLLATIGRSSKRGAADGGEFDSQGLEATRGEFLGQFGIGLLACFVVARQIRVVTRSARDPLAAPVEWLATDDGSYTVRELPHEARPEPGTTVVLEARPGAAEWTVPAKVEELARDYGSLLPYAITFDDGEGGAPRPVTDRPAVWDRPFPTPAARRVALAGHCAQLFGFTPLDSIDLDLPVAGVRGVAYVLPEPTSPAHRAGHRVHLKGMLLTDRADNLLPDWAFFVRAVLDTDTLRPTASRENLYDDETLAAVRDALGARVRGWLAELAASEPDRLAAFLGVHHLGVKSMARHDPELLGLMLPWLPFETSDGSMSLQEFAAAHTDIHFTRTVEEFRQIAPIAAAHGLGVINAGYTYDADLLALLPAVRPELKVTELDAGAVTERLDPVPTAAELELAPFLATARTRLEPQGCDVVLRAFQPVAVPALYLDDRQARQERDRTAALESADSLWSGILGALRGSAPRARLVLNHNNPLIRRISALPDEALTGTAVESLYGQALLMSQRPLRPADSTLLNRAFLGLLEWATHSTDARDAQEDQK
- a CDS encoding LLM class flavin-dependent oxidoreductase, which translates into the protein MSLRLSTVILPVRRWHEGGRDQWLRAEQLGFHTAYTYDHLSWRTFRDGPWFGALPTLTAAATATQRLRLGTLVTSPNFRHPVTLAKELISLDDISGGRITLGIGAGGNGFDATALGQEAWSPRERADRFAEFVPLLDQLLTEGSVSHEGTFYSAEEARNIPGCVQRPRLPFAVAATGPRGLRLAARHGQAWVTTGDPKLFEEGTPEQSLEALRGQLEKLGKAFDEIGRDPGSVEKVLLTGFTPEANTVLESLDAFVDFAGRHRELGFTELVIHAPIPDSDFAADEAVFEKIATEALAQLGS